GCTGAGAGCTCCCGTAATCAAAAACTCCCGCAATTTTGGTAAGACCATCAATAATCCGGGAGATTTTCGGACCAAACTCCCGTTCAATATCTTCCAGTTCTACGTGCGTATCTTCTACCACATCGTGCAGTAGGGCAGCAATAATAGAGGTAGTTCCCAGGCCAATTTCCCGAACGGATATTTCCGCCACCGAAAGAGGATGGTAAATATACGGTTCACCAGATTTACGGCGCATATCTTTATGAGCCTCTACCGAGAGGTTAAACGCTCGCTTAATCTGCTTAGCATCGTCTCCGTTCAGATAAGGCTTAGCTAAACGTAACAGACGACGGTACCGCCGAAGAATCTCTTTCTTTTCTGCTTCTTCGTTAATGGCCTGCATAATACTCCTTTTTAGAGGGTTTGCTTTAATGAAGATAATGAACCTACTGGCAAATAATAACAAAAAATATGATTAATTCATTCGAGAATGAAGTGTTCTGGTGTTTGGGTGTTTAAAGTGTGTCTATTACTAAAACACATGAATACATAAACACCCGAACACAACTTAAATAGAAACTCTCCTCAATATTTTTACGTTTGCCCATTGAAATAATGGCAAATAACACTAGATTTGCATTCTATTTTTCTGGAAGGCGGATGTGGCGAAATTGGTAGACGCACTAGACTTAGGATCTAGCGCCGCAAGGCATGGGGGTTCGAGTCCCTCCATCCGCACATCTTTCTGCAACCCTCTTCTCATTAGCCCATTGTTGAGAAGAGGGTTTTTGTTTCATACCAAAAACCTATTGTGTTGGATATTACACTCGACAAAAAAGAAAATAACGAAGCTACCCTTAACATTCGCCTTTTTCCGGGAGACTACGAGCCTAAAATAGAGCAAAAGGTAAAGCAGTACCGCAAACAGGTAAACCTTAAAGGCTTTCGGCCCGGTAAAGTTCCGGCGGGAGTGATTAAAAGAATGTACGGTAAAGCCATTAAAGTTGAAGAGATCAACGAATTACTTTCTCAGTCGGTGCCCCGCTACATACAGGAAAATGACTTGAAAGTAGTGGGCGAACCGCTACCCGACCTGAGCGATGCAGAAAACATTGACTGGGACAACCAAAGTGAGTTTTCTTTTAGCTACGACTTAGGTCTAGTCAATGACTTCTCATACGACTTATCCGATCAAGTATCTATTACTAAGCATACCATTGAGTTGACCGATAAAACTGTTGATGAGTCTATCGACAATTTACGTAAGCGGTTTAGCACTAACGAAACAGTAGAAGAAAGTCAGGCGGAAGATACGCTCATTGGTGCTATTCAGGTAGATGAAGAAACCAGCCACGAAACTGAGATTAATATCAACCTGGTGCCCGAAGAAAAGCGAGAGCAATTTACGGGCTTAAAAGCGAATGACTCGGTAACGTTTGATATACGGTCGGTTTTTCCCGAAGATACTGATGTTGCTTTTCTGCTGGGTAAAGAGCACGGAGAGGTTGCTGACATTACCGGTGATTTTACTTTTACTGTATCGGAAATCACCCGCCCGGCTCCGGCTGAAATCAACCAGGAGTTCTTCGATCAGATTTTCGGAAAAGATGCTGTAAGTACCGAAGAAGAGTTTCGCAATAAAGTGAAAGAGAATATTAAAGAAAACTACGATCGCGAGAGTGATGCCCTATTATCCCGTAGCATTCGTAATCATTATATCAATCAAACTGATATTCAGCTTCCTGCTGACTTCCTCAAACGCTGGATACTATCGCGCCAGGACGAAGAAGTGAATGAAGAGCAAATCAACGAGCAGTTTGATGATTACTTGCAAGACCTACGGTGGAGCCTAATCAGTGAGAAAATTGCGAAGGACGAAGAAATACAGGCCAACCATGAAGATGTAAAAAAGAAAGCCCGCGAACTAGTTTTATCGCAGTTTGGTATGTACGGCTCAGAATTTGGCGAAGACGAACGTTTTGACCCAATTGTAGATAACTACCTCAAGGGTGAAAATGGCAACAATTACATGCAAGTATTCAGTCAGGTACAGGCTGAGAAAGTTTTCGATTATATAAAAGAGAAGGTTACCGTTGAAGAAAAGGAAGTGAGCATAGATGACTT
This region of Tunicatimonas pelagia genomic DNA includes:
- the tig gene encoding trigger factor, which encodes MDITLDKKENNEATLNIRLFPGDYEPKIEQKVKQYRKQVNLKGFRPGKVPAGVIKRMYGKAIKVEEINELLSQSVPRYIQENDLKVVGEPLPDLSDAENIDWDNQSEFSFSYDLGLVNDFSYDLSDQVSITKHTIELTDKTVDESIDNLRKRFSTNETVEESQAEDTLIGAIQVDEETSHETEININLVPEEKREQFTGLKANDSVTFDIRSVFPEDTDVAFLLGKEHGEVADITGDFTFTVSEITRPAPAEINQEFFDQIFGKDAVSTEEEFRNKVKENIKENYDRESDALLSRSIRNHYINQTDIQLPADFLKRWILSRQDEEVNEEQINEQFDDYLQDLRWSLISEKIAKDEEIQANHEDVKKKARELVLSQFGMYGSEFGEDERFDPIVDNYLKGENGNNYMQVFSQVQAEKVFDYIKEKVTVEEKEVSIDDFNQVAEETK